One part of the Anaerolineales bacterium genome encodes these proteins:
- a CDS encoding alginate lyase family protein: MAARSPATIFKALWQLGPRALAQYGLYALQLRSGWLRAQTPPGGRPQPSGPLVRLLQPAQPAALRKLLGQQAKAVLAEADAVLRNRVRLFGGEPRPLKVKLSGVLKHWSAYTRAMPDGSDIKLVWEVGRLGWATLLARAYWLSGEERYAEGLWRRVEHFVRHNPPNLGPHWSSAQEVALRLISLSFSYILISQAKASTPERAAWLSQALAGHAERIPPSLSYARAQNNNHLLSEAVGLWTAGLMLPQHPKASAWRATGRANFIEGIRHQVAADGAYSQHSANYQRLMLQLAVWAMQLAAAEGQPLPGHTLTSLRAACTWLFGLLDEDSGQAANLGPNDGAYILPFSVLAFHDYRPALQAAAAALNLPGLQPGAWDELRLWLGLQGKLKTVSKRAGKAKAPLRLDNRDSWAYLRAAHFDGRPGHADQLHLDLWWRGFNIAQDAGTYLYNAPNPWNNALAGTEVHNTLMLDDAEQMSRAGRFLWLDWAQATVLQHSPQRAVAQHNGYRRRCLTHRRSVQASKHEWIVKDEVLGDVTNHRARLHWLLPDWPWRVAGDTLHLRSPQGRISIQVAGHALSLLRAGKRVYGTAAASPTAGWISPTYASKQPALALVVELEGDALQAVTTRFVFPK, from the coding sequence ATGGCCGCCCGCAGCCCCGCAACCATCTTCAAAGCCTTGTGGCAGCTAGGCCCGCGCGCCCTGGCGCAGTACGGGCTGTATGCGCTGCAGCTGCGCAGCGGTTGGCTGCGTGCCCAAACCCCGCCGGGTGGGCGGCCGCAGCCCAGCGGGCCGCTCGTACGCCTCCTGCAGCCGGCCCAGCCGGCCGCGCTGCGCAAGCTGCTCGGCCAGCAGGCCAAAGCCGTGCTGGCCGAGGCGGACGCAGTGCTTCGCAACCGAGTACGCCTGTTTGGCGGTGAACCGCGCCCGCTCAAGGTCAAGCTCAGCGGTGTGCTCAAGCACTGGAGCGCCTACACCCGTGCCATGCCAGACGGCAGCGACATCAAGCTGGTCTGGGAGGTGGGCCGTCTGGGCTGGGCCACTTTGTTGGCACGCGCTTATTGGCTGAGCGGTGAAGAACGCTACGCCGAGGGGTTATGGCGGCGCGTAGAGCATTTTGTCCGCCACAACCCCCCAAATCTTGGCCCACACTGGTCATCAGCCCAGGAAGTGGCGTTGCGCCTGATCTCGCTCAGTTTCAGCTACATCCTGATATCCCAAGCCAAGGCCAGCACGCCAGAGCGAGCAGCCTGGCTCAGCCAGGCTTTGGCCGGCCACGCCGAGCGCATCCCGCCCAGCCTCAGCTATGCTCGTGCACAGAACAACAATCACCTGCTGAGCGAAGCGGTGGGCTTATGGACTGCCGGGCTGATGCTGCCCCAGCACCCCAAGGCCAGCGCGTGGCGCGCCACAGGGCGCGCCAACTTTATAGAAGGCATCCGCCACCAGGTGGCGGCAGATGGCGCCTACAGCCAGCACAGCGCCAATTATCAGCGCCTGATGTTGCAACTCGCCGTCTGGGCCATGCAGCTGGCGGCTGCCGAAGGCCAGCCGCTGCCCGGCCACACGTTGACATCGCTGCGCGCCGCCTGCACCTGGCTGTTCGGCCTGCTAGACGAAGACAGTGGCCAGGCCGCCAACCTCGGTCCCAATGACGGCGCGTACATCCTGCCGTTCAGCGTGCTGGCCTTCCACGACTACCGCCCCGCGCTACAAGCCGCCGCTGCGGCGCTAAACTTGCCTGGCCTGCAACCTGGCGCGTGGGATGAGCTGCGCCTCTGGCTTGGCTTGCAAGGCAAGCTGAAGACAGTCAGCAAACGAGCAGGCAAAGCAAAAGCTCCACTGCGATTGGATAACAGAGATTCATGGGCCTATCTGCGCGCCGCCCATTTTGACGGTCGCCCCGGCCATGCCGACCAGTTGCATCTCGACCTGTGGTGGCGTGGCTTCAACATTGCGCAGGATGCGGGTACGTACTTATATAACGCGCCCAACCCATGGAACAACGCCCTGGCGGGCACGGAAGTCCACAACACGCTCATGCTCGACGATGCCGAGCAAATGAGCCGCGCCGGCCGCTTCCTATGGCTGGACTGGGCCCAGGCCACCGTGCTACAGCACAGCCCGCAGCGCGCCGTGGCACAGCACAACGGCTACCGCCGCCGCTGCCTGACCCACCGCCGCAGCGTGCAAGCAAGCAAGCACGAATGGATAGTGAAGGACGAAGTGCTGGGCGATGTTACAAACCATCGCGCTCGGCTGCACTGGCTGCTGCCAGACTGGCCCTGGCGCGTGGCTGGCGATACGCTGCATCTACGCAGCCCCCAAGGCCGCATCAGCATCCAGGTGGCGGGTCACGCGTTGAGCCTGCTGCGCGCCGGAAAGCGCGTGTATGGCACAGCCGCCGCCAGCCCCACCGCGGGCTGGATCTCGCCTACCTATGCCAGCAAGCAACCTGCATTAGCATTGGTCGTCGAGCTGGAAGGTGACGCCTTGCAAGCCGTCACCACCCGCTTCGTGTTTCCAAAATGA
- a CDS encoding FHA domain-containing protein → MKRILIALTLLLAAVPFNAAAQTGARITLRSVQTDAFPAITGYFDAQDASGARITDLAAEQLQMLEDGVAQPIQQLRNVQIGLRVIMVVTPAEPFGIRDGQGTPRFDYIKQAIGDWASTLSSTSDTLLTLVTPEGTLVNNGIVSEWQAALDGLQVPAGTLFPDLQALSNALAIAAQPAQDDANTAIWWVTSTPRLADIEAAAPDLMAQLDALGVPLVIWQVDSPSLFENEASQLLLGMAENSAGQRLQFSGAEALDSPEPFFAPLRNAYFFQYYSQLRRSGEHELVMQAQADGLTSQPFTITLAIQPPNPILVSPPAQIARGPAAIDPQLLSPFSQPIELLVEFPDGFQRNLVRSTLYVNDEIVAENTTAPFTHFAWDLKPYTQSQQIFLRAEVEDELGLIGESIDFPVEISVQAPATWFQALLSRAGSTLAFSVVLIAAGAFFLVMVLSGRLDPVRLNHIFRRDRRSRSVPRPVVDPLRDSPLGMDEVPHLQDEPEEEPVVPATLQRLAMQDPAQPAQVLPLSLAEITVGSGPTCTLILSEPSVDKQHSRITQDEMGEFHIADMGSHAGTWVNYAPVSLEGSRLQDGDIVHIGRVAFRFLLTK, encoded by the coding sequence GTGAAGCGCATTCTCATTGCGCTGACCCTGCTGCTGGCGGCGGTGCCCTTCAACGCCGCGGCGCAGACCGGGGCGCGCATCACACTCCGTTCAGTACAGACCGACGCCTTCCCCGCTATCACGGGATATTTTGACGCGCAGGATGCCAGCGGGGCGCGCATCACTGACCTGGCGGCCGAACAGCTGCAAATGCTGGAGGATGGGGTGGCCCAGCCGATCCAGCAACTGCGCAATGTGCAGATCGGTTTGCGCGTGATCATGGTTGTGACCCCGGCCGAGCCCTTCGGCATTCGGGATGGTCAGGGGACACCACGTTTTGACTATATCAAACAGGCCATTGGCGATTGGGCCAGCACCCTCTCCTCCACCAGCGATACCTTGCTGACCCTGGTGACCCCCGAAGGTACATTGGTGAACAATGGGATCGTCAGCGAATGGCAGGCCGCCCTGGATGGACTGCAGGTGCCGGCTGGCACACTGTTCCCTGATCTGCAGGCGCTCTCGAACGCGCTGGCGATTGCGGCCCAGCCGGCCCAAGATGACGCCAACACCGCCATCTGGTGGGTGACCAGCACGCCGCGCCTGGCGGATATTGAGGCGGCCGCGCCGGATCTGATGGCCCAGTTGGATGCGCTGGGCGTGCCGTTGGTCATCTGGCAGGTGGATTCGCCGTCTTTGTTCGAAAACGAGGCTTCGCAATTGCTGCTGGGCATGGCTGAAAACTCGGCCGGGCAGCGGCTGCAATTCTCGGGCGCAGAGGCGCTCGACTCTCCGGAGCCATTCTTCGCGCCGTTGCGCAACGCGTATTTCTTCCAATACTATTCACAGCTGCGCCGCAGCGGCGAACACGAGCTGGTCATGCAGGCCCAGGCGGACGGCCTGACCTCGCAGCCGTTCACCATCACACTGGCGATCCAGCCGCCCAATCCTATTCTGGTGAGCCCGCCCGCACAAATTGCGCGCGGCCCGGCGGCGATCGACCCGCAGCTGCTTTCACCGTTCAGCCAGCCGATCGAGCTGCTGGTCGAGTTCCCGGATGGCTTTCAGCGTAATCTGGTGCGCAGCACCCTGTACGTCAATGATGAGATCGTGGCGGAGAACACCACCGCTCCGTTCACCCACTTTGCCTGGGACCTCAAGCCGTATACGCAAAGCCAGCAGATCTTCCTGCGAGCCGAGGTGGAGGACGAGCTGGGCCTGATCGGCGAAAGTATCGACTTCCCGGTGGAGATCAGCGTGCAGGCGCCCGCCACCTGGTTCCAGGCATTGCTCTCGCGGGCGGGCTCCACGCTGGCGTTCTCGGTGGTGCTCATCGCGGCTGGCGCCTTCTTTTTGGTGATGGTGCTCTCCGGGCGGCTGGACCCGGTGCGGCTTAACCACATCTTCAGGCGAGACCGGCGCAGCCGCAGCGTGCCGCGCCCCGTGGTGGACCCCCTGCGCGACTCGCCGCTGGGTATGGATGAAGTACCGCATTTGCAGGATGAGCCAGAAGAGGAGCCTGTGGTCCCGGCCACCCTGCAGCGGCTGGCCATGCAAGACCCGGCCCAGCCGGCCCAGGTGTTGCCGCTGAGCCTGGCTGAGATCACGGTCGGTTCCGGCCCGACCTGCACGCTGATATTGTCTGAACCCTCGGTGGATAAGCAGCACTCGCGTATCACGCAGGACGAGATGGGCGAATTCCACATTGCAGACATGGGCTCGCACGCCGGCACCTGGGTCAACTATGCGCCCGTTTCGCTTGAAGGCAGCCGCCTGCAGGACGGCGACATTGTGCACATTGGGCGGGTCGCTTTCCGCTTCCTGCTTACGAAGTAG
- a CDS encoding CCA tRNA nucleotidyltransferase, whose protein sequence is MSKPVRLLNQLQADAPRLPLARALAPLPPASRRLLRQVAAAAEARKLPLYVVGGYVRDLLLGRPSLDLDLVVEGDAIAFGRSLQRALGGELLPHKAFGTAVWRLAPGRGLPEFVDLISARRESYARPGALPAVQFSHIADDQFRRDFTINTLALRLDGAQAGVILDAWGGLTDLRAGVIRVLHDQSFIDDPTRIFRALRFSGRLGFKLERKTLQQLRASVGTLDRVSGERIYSELELTLLEPQRAAILHSLQRYGVLRATGTQMRFDARIAAGLARARLPGPEWGFSTTPVPLGFVLWFAQMLPVVATAAAQRLRFNANLAAVASAAAGLRQAARKYEALPNSAFTHHLDALPLLAVYAVYLLQPAGKFRSRLLRYARQWRHVQGYTRGEQLMQRGLKPGPAYKYILYQLRAAWLDGKVKTRQQEGALLDRLLSDHIVGEGGA, encoded by the coding sequence GTGTCCAAACCTGTTCGATTGCTGAACCAGTTACAAGCAGACGCGCCTCGCCTGCCCTTGGCGCGCGCCCTGGCGCCGTTGCCGCCAGCCAGCCGCCGGCTGCTGCGCCAGGTGGCGGCAGCGGCGGAGGCGCGCAAGCTGCCGCTCTATGTAGTGGGCGGCTATGTGCGCGACCTGCTGCTGGGCCGGCCCAGCCTGGATCTGGACCTGGTGGTGGAGGGCGACGCCATCGCTTTTGGGCGCAGCCTGCAGCGTGCCTTGGGCGGCGAATTGTTGCCGCACAAAGCATTTGGCACGGCGGTGTGGCGCCTGGCGCCTGGCCGCGGGCTGCCTGAATTTGTGGACCTGATATCGGCGCGGCGCGAAAGCTATGCGCGGCCCGGCGCCTTGCCTGCGGTGCAGTTCTCGCACATTGCCGATGACCAGTTCCGGCGTGATTTCACCATCAACACCCTGGCGCTGCGGCTTGACGGCGCGCAGGCGGGCGTCATTCTGGATGCATGGGGCGGCCTGACTGATCTGCGCGCCGGCGTCATCCGCGTGCTGCATGACCAGTCATTCATAGATGACCCCACGCGCATATTCCGTGCGTTGCGCTTCAGCGGCCGGCTGGGTTTTAAGCTCGAGCGCAAGACGCTGCAGCAACTGCGCGCGAGCGTGGGTACGCTGGATCGTGTATCGGGTGAGCGCATCTATAGTGAGCTGGAGCTGACCTTGTTGGAGCCGCAGCGGGCGGCCATCCTGCACTCGCTGCAGCGTTATGGAGTGCTGCGCGCCACTGGCACGCAAATGCGCTTTGATGCCCGCATTGCCGCTGGGTTGGCGCGCGCCAGGCTGCCTGGGCCGGAGTGGGGCTTCAGCACCACTCCGGTGCCGTTGGGGTTTGTGCTGTGGTTCGCGCAGATGCTGCCCGTCGTTGCGACAGCTGCCGCGCAGCGTTTGCGCTTCAACGCCAACCTGGCGGCGGTGGCGAGCGCCGCGGCCGGGTTGCGCCAGGCCGCCCGGAAGTACGAGGCCCTGCCAAACAGCGCCTTCACGCATCATTTGGATGCTTTGCCGCTGCTTGCGGTCTATGCGGTGTATTTGCTGCAGCCGGCGGGCAAATTCCGCAGCCGTTTGCTGCGCTATGCGCGCCAGTGGCGGCATGTTCAGGGGTATACCCGCGGCGAGCAACTGATGCAACGTGGCCTCAAGCCCGGCCCTGCCTACAAATACATCCTCTACCAGCTGCGCGCCGCCTGGCTGGATGGCAAGGTCAAGACGCGCCAGCAGGAGGGTGCCTTGCTGGATAGACTGCTGAGCGATCACATTGTTGGAGAGGGTGGAGCGTGA
- a CDS encoding GNAT family N-acetyltransferase, producing MSNAETQQIALPAGYSIRPLQAVDAPALEWDGEFAHFRRVYALAFERAQVGNAMLWGVQAADGELVGQLFVLLNAENDPQTADGRQRAFIHSFRVRPEHRNRGLGSGLLQHAEADLRARGFSWVALNVAEDNPDAMRLYLRHGYSELHRVTGYWSFLDHDGQQRHLHEPGWRMGKPL from the coding sequence GTGAGCAACGCTGAGACCCAGCAGATCGCCCTGCCGGCGGGCTACAGCATCCGCCCGTTGCAGGCGGTGGATGCGCCCGCGCTGGAGTGGGACGGCGAGTTCGCTCACTTCCGGCGGGTATATGCCCTGGCGTTTGAGCGCGCCCAGGTAGGCAATGCCATGCTATGGGGCGTGCAGGCGGCTGACGGCGAGCTGGTGGGCCAGCTGTTCGTGCTGCTGAATGCGGAGAACGATCCGCAGACCGCAGATGGCCGCCAGCGGGCCTTCATTCACTCGTTCCGTGTGCGGCCGGAGCACCGCAACCGCGGCCTGGGCAGCGGGCTGCTGCAGCACGCCGAGGCTGACCTGCGGGCGCGCGGCTTCAGCTGGGTGGCTCTGAACGTGGCCGAGGACAACCCGGACGCCATGCGCCTGTATCTGCGCCACGGCTACAGTGAACTGCACCGGGTCACGGGCTACTGGAGCTTCCTTGACCATGACGGCCAGCAGCGCCATCTGCATGAGCCCGGCTGGCGCATGGGCAAGCCTCTCTAG
- the nusA gene encoding transcription termination/antitermination protein NusA, with protein MKKEFALAFNEVLDDKQLPRDVIIGALEAALVSAYRKTVNASTAQQIEARINEATGEMQIYAEKEVVEEVLDQRTEVTLEDAHKENPEAQLDDIVMVESTPEDFGRVAAQAARQMIQQRIREAERLAQKDHFSTLEGEIVNGVVQAANPHMITIGLDRKAEGKMPRSQQIPGERFRVHDRVRALLLEVKDTTRGPEIILTRAHKDFLRRLLEDEVPEIYQGLVEIRSIAREPGYRSKVAVSALQAGIDPVGACVGMRGVRIQAIVRELHDEKIDVIEWSSDPSQFIAKALSPARVTGVYLEEQTGGGKTATVVVPEDQLSLAIGRDGQNARLAAKLTAWRIDIKSLPEAASDALAKAQADAAFLEQNPEWAEQLPLVETALAKKAEGRPLTPEEYTLLGRFVDRIESGAQSQREAILDAERQKRADVEASLPETAFDIPLDDLGLAPSLAIKLSGEGYSTIGELMTQLKLDSDVLLAMEGIGPETLKTIQSAIDTFDFPTPAPKAEPVVVEAEPELEPEVVETAPVEETAPVAELTDAPVQLSEEDEELLAAMQSERPAPGQSLEEIFAKSSAKLGAKAAKPGTPAQDDKKKKKKKKFRELDYDPDTDTTIPHVRDEWEQD; from the coding sequence ATGAAGAAAGAATTTGCTCTGGCATTCAATGAAGTTCTGGATGACAAGCAGCTGCCGCGCGATGTGATCATCGGCGCGCTGGAGGCTGCGCTCGTCTCCGCCTACCGCAAGACGGTCAATGCCTCCACGGCGCAGCAGATCGAAGCGCGCATCAATGAGGCTACCGGCGAGATGCAGATCTACGCCGAAAAAGAGGTCGTCGAAGAGGTGTTGGATCAGCGCACTGAAGTGACGCTGGAAGATGCTCATAAGGAAAATCCCGAAGCGCAGCTCGATGACATCGTCATGGTCGAGAGCACGCCCGAAGACTTCGGCCGCGTGGCCGCCCAGGCCGCCCGCCAGATGATCCAGCAGCGCATTCGCGAGGCCGAGCGCCTGGCGCAGAAGGACCACTTCTCCACGCTGGAGGGCGAGATCGTCAACGGCGTGGTGCAGGCTGCCAACCCGCACATGATCACGATCGGTCTGGACCGCAAGGCCGAAGGCAAGATGCCGCGCAGCCAGCAGATCCCGGGTGAGCGCTTCCGTGTGCATGACCGCGTGCGTGCCCTGCTGCTGGAAGTGAAAGACACCACCCGCGGGCCTGAGATCATCCTGACCCGCGCTCACAAAGACTTTCTGCGCCGCCTGCTGGAAGACGAAGTGCCTGAGATCTATCAGGGCTTGGTTGAGATCCGCTCGATTGCGCGCGAGCCCGGCTATCGCTCCAAGGTGGCCGTCTCCGCCCTGCAAGCCGGCATTGACCCGGTGGGCGCCTGTGTAGGCATGCGCGGTGTGCGCATCCAGGCCATTGTGCGCGAGCTGCATGACGAGAAGATCGACGTGATCGAATGGAGCTCTGACCCTTCGCAATTCATTGCCAAGGCGTTGAGCCCGGCCCGCGTGACCGGTGTGTATCTTGAAGAGCAGACCGGGGGCGGCAAGACCGCAACCGTAGTGGTGCCCGAAGACCAGCTGAGTCTGGCGATCGGCCGTGACGGGCAGAACGCCCGCCTGGCCGCCAAGCTGACCGCCTGGCGTATTGACATCAAGAGCCTGCCCGAGGCTGCCTCGGATGCGCTGGCCAAGGCCCAAGCCGATGCCGCCTTCCTGGAGCAGAACCCCGAATGGGCGGAGCAGCTGCCCCTGGTGGAAACCGCCCTGGCCAAGAAAGCCGAGGGGCGCCCACTTACGCCCGAGGAGTACACCCTGTTGGGCCGCTTTGTGGACCGCATCGAGAGCGGCGCACAGTCTCAGCGTGAAGCCATTCTGGATGCTGAACGCCAGAAGCGGGCTGACGTTGAAGCTTCGCTGCCGGAGACCGCCTTTGACATCCCGCTGGATGATCTGGGTCTGGCTCCCAGTCTGGCCATCAAACTGAGCGGTGAAGGCTACTCCACGATTGGTGAGCTGATGACTCAGTTGAAGCTGGACAGCGATGTGCTGCTGGCCATGGAAGGCATTGGCCCCGAGACCCTGAAGACCATTCAGAGCGCGATCGACACCTTTGACTTCCCGACCCCCGCACCCAAGGCCGAGCCGGTCGTGGTGGAAGCCGAACCTGAGCTGGAGCCCGAAGTCGTCGAGACTGCGCCGGTGGAAGAGACTGCGCCGGTAGCCGAATTGACGGATGCCCCGGTTCAGCTTTCTGAGGAAGACGAAGAACTGCTGGCCGCCATGCAGAGCGAGCGACCCGCGCCCGGCCAATCTCTGGAAGAGATCTTTGCCAAGAGCAGCGCCAAGCTGGGCGCCAAAGCTGCCAAGCCTGGCACGCCGGCACAGGACGACAAGAAGAAAAAGAAGAAAAAGAAATTCCGCGAGCTGGACTACGATCCGGATACGGACACCACCATTCCGCATGTGCGCGATGAATGGGAGCAAGACTAA
- a CDS encoding YlxR family protein, whose product MAKPTKPAPGRTRHVPQRSCVACRETEAKGTLVRLVRTGEGVFADPTGKQAGRGAYLHAQRSCWERGIRHNLATALRTSLSEADVQRLTAFFEALPQK is encoded by the coding sequence ATGGCTAAGCCAACCAAGCCTGCACCAGGGCGAACCCGGCATGTGCCCCAGCGCAGCTGCGTAGCCTGCAGGGAAACTGAAGCCAAGGGCACGCTGGTGCGCCTGGTGCGCACAGGGGAAGGGGTCTTTGCAGACCCAACCGGCAAGCAGGCCGGGCGCGGCGCCTATTTGCATGCTCAACGCAGCTGCTGGGAGCGCGGCATCCGCCACAACCTGGCGACTGCGCTGCGCACCAGCTTGAGCGAAGCCGATGTGCAGCGGTTGACCGCCTTCTTTGAAGCGCTGCCGCAGAAATAA
- the infB gene encoding translation initiation factor IF-2, which yields MAENVKATEAKSIELPANLTVRELAEAIEASPIQIIKTLMSNGVMANINQHIDFDTAAVVAAEMGYEATLLKVDELESKPVGEVPLWRQLIANEDKKNLQPRAPVVTILGHVDHGKTTLLDAIRQTSVVNEEAGGITQHIGAYQASHKDRLITFLDTPGHAAFTAMRSRGAQGADVVILVVAADDGVMPQTKEALAHARAARVPIVVAMTKVDRPNANPELVKKQLADNGLIPDEWEGDTIVVPVSAKQKIGLEDLLEAILLVADNVEILANPAGEVIGTVIEGERDPSRGVIATLLVQNGTLKMGDTVVVGTAYGRLRAMFDFAGKKIEEAGPSTPASVLGLNDVPVAGEPFRVVENEREARNLVAERAEKEKAEKNSPSGALTLESMFEAFQAGHVRELRLIVKADVQGSLEPIVSSLEAMKSKDKEGEIGVHVLHTGTGNISESDIQLAAASKAIVMGFNVVADGPAQRKAEKEGVSIRLYDIIYRMTEDVEKALKGMLKPELKERVIGKAEVLQVFKISRFGKIAGCRVTEGELRRGAFLRVYREGKLVYEGELTSLKHEKDDVKEVKTGFECGINLKEFDDFKEKDVIECYVRELVAAQ from the coding sequence ATGGCAGAAAATGTGAAAGCCACCGAGGCCAAATCCATCGAGCTCCCCGCCAATCTCACCGTGCGTGAGTTGGCTGAAGCCATTGAAGCCAGCCCCATTCAGATCATCAAGACCCTCATGTCCAACGGCGTGATGGCCAACATCAACCAGCACATCGATTTTGATACCGCTGCTGTTGTGGCCGCCGAAATGGGCTACGAAGCCACCCTGCTGAAAGTGGATGAGCTGGAAAGCAAGCCCGTGGGCGAGGTGCCCCTGTGGCGCCAGCTGATCGCTAATGAGGATAAGAAAAACCTTCAACCGCGTGCGCCGGTGGTGACCATTCTGGGCCATGTGGATCACGGCAAGACCACCTTGCTGGATGCGATCCGCCAAACCTCTGTCGTGAACGAAGAGGCGGGTGGCATTACCCAACATATTGGCGCATACCAGGCATCGCACAAAGACCGCCTGATCACCTTCCTGGACACCCCGGGCCATGCCGCCTTCACCGCCATGCGCTCGCGCGGCGCCCAGGGCGCAGACGTAGTCATCCTGGTGGTGGCCGCCGATGACGGCGTGATGCCGCAGACCAAAGAAGCACTGGCGCATGCGCGCGCGGCACGCGTGCCCATCGTGGTCGCCATGACCAAGGTGGACCGCCCGAACGCCAATCCTGAATTGGTCAAAAAGCAACTGGCCGACAACGGCCTGATCCCGGACGAATGGGAGGGCGACACGATTGTTGTGCCGGTATCGGCCAAACAGAAGATCGGTTTGGAAGATCTGCTGGAAGCCATCCTGCTGGTGGCGGACAATGTTGAGATCCTGGCCAACCCGGCTGGTGAAGTCATCGGTACCGTGATCGAAGGCGAGCGCGACCCCTCGCGTGGCGTGATCGCTACGCTGCTGGTGCAGAATGGCACACTCAAGATGGGCGATACCGTGGTGGTGGGCACGGCCTATGGCCGCTTGCGCGCCATGTTTGATTTTGCCGGCAAGAAGATCGAAGAGGCCGGCCCATCCACGCCTGCTTCGGTGCTGGGCCTGAACGATGTGCCCGTGGCCGGTGAGCCGTTCCGCGTGGTGGAGAATGAGCGCGAAGCCCGCAACCTCGTGGCCGAGCGCGCCGAAAAGGAAAAGGCTGAGAAAAACTCGCCCTCCGGCGCACTGACCCTGGAGAGCATGTTCGAAGCCTTCCAGGCAGGCCATGTGCGCGAACTGCGCCTGATCGTCAAGGCTGACGTGCAGGGCTCATTGGAGCCGATCGTCTCCTCGTTGGAAGCCATGAAGTCCAAGGACAAAGAGGGCGAGATCGGTGTGCATGTGCTGCACACCGGCACTGGCAACATCAGCGAAAGCGATATCCAGTTGGCGGCCGCCTCCAAGGCGATCGTGATGGGCTTCAACGTAGTGGCAGATGGCCCGGCGCAGCGCAAAGCTGAAAAAGAGGGCGTATCCATCCGCCTGTATGACATCATCTACCGCATGACCGAAGACGTTGAGAAAGCGCTGAAGGGCATGCTCAAGCCTGAACTCAAAGAGCGCGTGATCGGCAAGGCTGAAGTGCTGCAGGTCTTCAAGATCAGCCGCTTTGGCAAGATCGCCGGCTGCCGCGTCACCGAAGGTGAACTGCGCCGTGGCGCGTTCTTGCGGGTCTATCGTGAAGGCAAGCTGGTCTATGAGGGCGAGCTGACCTCGCTCAAGCACGAGAAGGACGATGTGAAAGAGGTCAAGACCGGCTTTGAGTGCGGTATCAATCTCAAGGAATTCGATGATTTCAAAGAAAAAGACGTCATCGAGTGCTACGTGCGCGAGCTGGTAGCCGCGCAGTAG
- the rbfA gene encoding 30S ribosome-binding factor RbfA: protein MVSLARAARIGKRMQELLSELLLFRVTDPRLQGIFVTDVNVDRELSVASIFVSALEGVEREKEVLAGLKHASGFLRSELARQLDLRTFPRLRFVWDPTPERAQRIEQIISELNQPESKPKPGAKKP, encoded by the coding sequence ATGGTTTCCCTGGCGCGGGCGGCACGGATAGGCAAGCGGATGCAAGAGCTGCTCTCAGAGCTGCTCTTGTTCCGCGTGACTGACCCGCGCCTGCAGGGGATATTTGTGACCGATGTGAATGTGGACCGCGAGCTCTCGGTGGCCAGCATCTTCGTGTCTGCCCTGGAGGGCGTGGAGCGCGAGAAGGAAGTGCTGGCAGGCCTTAAGCATGCCAGCGGCTTCCTGCGCAGCGAACTGGCCCGTCAGTTGGACTTGCGCACCTTTCCGCGCCTGCGCTTCGTGTGGGACCCTACGCCGGAGCGTGCCCAACGCATTGAGCAGATCATCTCTGAGCTAAACCAACCTGAGAGCAAACCCAAACCGGGTGCCAAGAAGCCGTGA